In Pseudobacter ginsenosidimutans, the following are encoded in one genomic region:
- a CDS encoding NUDIX hydrolase, producing the protein MKDLRWKKLSSEYLFKDIWFTVRKDICERQDGAIIDPYYVYEFPTWVTVFALTEDGKVIMERQYRHALEVTAWELPGGCVDDTDPSYEYAASRELLEETGYEFSKFEYLGKTSSNPSTNNNWMHMYLATGGKKVKDQELDHNEEIEVQLFSIDELKDLLHRQEIVQSMHVTTIFYALKKLGM; encoded by the coding sequence ATGAAAGACCTGCGTTGGAAAAAGCTCTCCTCAGAATACCTCTTCAAAGACATATGGTTCACTGTTCGCAAAGATATTTGTGAAAGACAGGATGGCGCCATCATCGATCCATACTATGTTTATGAATTCCCTACATGGGTTACTGTTTTTGCATTAACGGAAGATGGAAAAGTGATCATGGAAAGACAGTACCGCCATGCCCTCGAAGTAACCGCCTGGGAACTGCCCGGTGGTTGCGTGGACGATACCGACCCCTCTTACGAATACGCTGCTTCAAGGGAATTGCTCGAAGAAACCGGGTATGAATTTTCCAAATTTGAATACCTCGGCAAAACCTCTTCCAATCCATCAACCAACAATAACTGGATGCATATGTATCTTGCTACCGGTGGAAAAAAAGTGAAGGACCAGGAGCTCGATCACAATGAAGAGATCGAAGTACAGCTCTTCTCTATCGATGAATTGAAGGATCTTCTACACCGGCAGGAGATTGTGCAGAGCATGCATGTTACTACAATATTTTATGCACTGAAAAAGCTCGGCATGTAG
- a CDS encoding YfiT family bacillithiol transferase, with protein MDLRYPIGKYETQPFSSNQKRLWLQDIQFLPGLLETAIENLDEAQLNTPYRDGGWTVKQVVHHVADSHMNAYVRFKLGLTEDNPTIKPYDEARWAELKDVQAVPINMSITLLYTLHTRWHAAILHLTDQEWQRTVFHPEHKKEMSLWLLLGMYAWHGKHHVAHITSLRERKRWD; from the coding sequence ATGGACCTTCGTTATCCGATCGGTAAATATGAAACCCAGCCGTTCTCTTCCAACCAGAAAAGACTTTGGTTGCAGGATATCCAGTTTCTTCCGGGACTGCTGGAAACCGCCATCGAAAACCTGGATGAAGCGCAACTCAATACGCCTTACCGCGATGGCGGCTGGACCGTTAAACAAGTGGTCCACCATGTGGCCGACAGTCATATGAACGCCTATGTCCGTTTCAAACTGGGTCTCACCGAAGATAATCCAACCATCAAACCCTACGATGAAGCCCGCTGGGCTGAACTCAAGGATGTACAGGCCGTTCCCATCAATATGAGCATCACTTTGCTCTACACCCTTCACACACGCTGGCATGCGGCCATCCTTCACCTCACAGACCAGGAATGGCAGCGTACCGTTTTCCATCCCGAGCATAAGAAAGAAATGAGCCTCTGGCTGCTGCTTGGTATGTATGCCTGGCATGGCAAACATCATGTTGCGCATATCACTTCATTGCGTGAAAGAAAAAGATGGGACTAA
- a CDS encoding MBG domain-containing protein, with protein MTKTLFPHPSENRSAARFSNPWKTILLLVMIVLGSLGNTIAQKVYANNQMSPITSGPCSLCAVRDPDRSVDQSDLEDYSTITIPAGTYDAYLGQLLVFPSLNANGGSDSLIIRLGASLPSDLEDLYKHVFAETFNDVTTNEDTVFARGSNFRIVDENSIELVMKPTKIFNRVKITLSSVNGTVLWDLRVYSAYRKKAAGPDANGILYVKKGRTGGGGSWSNATGELGAALKLAEEDPSIKQIWVAGGTYHPMYSGGDAGTTTDARTRGFLLKNNIKLYGGFAGTETSLSQRDLSIAANKSILSGDMEDNDPPTGLPTGEFILHTVIAAGGDYLMDGFTVMRGYAGFPGIPMTVASRNLPGNQGGGIAVLNAGMEISNCAFKANIGTGGTAAIFGDQANLVISNTLISGNLGYTGVAIGGNNSSILVVNSTVCGNSGNGQVIMNTGSKPQITNSIIYGNMVEIAADQALVTNSIVRGGYAGAGNSGANPVLVDAPHYATSPNSGGDYTLQPSSPAINAGDNSKIIGVDRTTIDPASMADELIASGCSGLLCSVVNPELAKDAISYSDYALLNIPVGLIGVLGTAQLDLAWAGKTINHREFVGFVISQNNLALDATLLGNVKIVLYDALGNELQSQNGFTSVQTTTLNGQTVNYIGITANADAAYARIHLTQLVGLLTSIRVHGAFIWPAGLSASLSKDLAGNPRTSGTAVDMGAYEIQMSAQTITVSDITKTYGDANFEPGFSASSGLTVSYASANNSIAEAYKDAADNNKWKIRILKAGTVTITASQAGNGAYFAAPDQTFDLSIGKKSVTLGIRSSTTITKVYDGNTNGTIAATDLEFASGDIINSDEVQASLSSTAVSYDNKNAGTGKTIELPLSSIGLTGNDAGNYVIGNSTVLSFSNASITPAHVSITANAQTKVYGEPDPGFTYTETGLIGNDLISGSLSRDAGENAGAYDIRQGTFSAGSNYSISFTSAKLTITKATQTITWAQANLEAGCDGTATVQLLASSNSGLPITYTVANTSIATVNGDILTPVNGGATTITASQPGDQNHSAATTVVKDFKYSLAGAIRQQFSDVLIFDNSSGNYVQWQWYKNGNAITGATKAFCSESAALNGAYHVVVTDRNGNSVEACPLTASGSTAARGIKVNPNPAKAGSTITVTCNYNTSALVGARLLLTTASGSQVQQITNVQPVIQLTLPATSGLYVITLVLQTGEKASVNVLSK; from the coding sequence ATGACAAAAACCTTATTTCCGCATCCTTCTGAAAACCGCTCTGCAGCCCGGTTTTCGAATCCCTGGAAAACTATTTTACTGCTCGTGATGATCGTTCTTGGTAGTCTTGGCAACACCATTGCTCAAAAAGTGTATGCCAACAATCAGATGAGCCCGATTACCAGTGGCCCTTGCTCACTATGTGCCGTAAGAGACCCCGACAGATCAGTTGATCAGTCAGATCTGGAAGATTACTCCACTATAACGATACCGGCAGGTACATATGATGCGTACCTGGGTCAATTGCTGGTTTTCCCTTCCCTGAATGCCAATGGTGGATCAGACAGCCTGATCATTCGTCTCGGTGCGAGCCTGCCTTCTGATCTTGAAGATTTGTATAAGCACGTGTTTGCTGAAACATTCAACGATGTAACTACTAATGAAGACACTGTGTTTGCCAGGGGATCCAATTTCCGCATAGTGGATGAAAATTCCATTGAGCTGGTAATGAAGCCAACGAAAATATTCAACAGGGTGAAGATCACCCTATCCTCCGTAAATGGCACTGTATTGTGGGATCTCAGGGTTTACTCTGCTTACCGGAAAAAAGCTGCCGGCCCCGATGCTAACGGCATCCTATATGTGAAAAAGGGCAGAACCGGAGGAGGAGGTTCCTGGAGCAATGCCACGGGAGAGCTGGGAGCAGCATTGAAACTTGCTGAAGAAGATCCTTCCATCAAACAAATTTGGGTAGCAGGCGGTACTTATCATCCCATGTATAGCGGTGGAGATGCCGGCACTACCACGGATGCGCGCACACGAGGTTTCCTGCTTAAGAACAACATAAAACTATACGGAGGTTTTGCCGGAACGGAAACCAGTCTTTCCCAACGCGACCTTTCGATAGCCGCCAACAAGAGCATCCTCAGCGGAGATATGGAAGACAATGATCCTCCAACTGGTCTCCCCACCGGCGAATTCATCCTTCATACTGTAATTGCAGCCGGTGGTGATTATCTGATGGATGGCTTTACTGTAATGCGCGGCTATGCCGGATTTCCGGGAATTCCCATGACTGTAGCCTCGCGAAACCTGCCCGGTAACCAGGGGGGTGGAATTGCAGTGTTGAATGCAGGAATGGAAATCAGTAATTGTGCTTTCAAAGCCAATATAGGAACGGGAGGAACAGCCGCTATTTTTGGCGATCAGGCAAATCTGGTGATCAGCAATACACTCATCTCCGGAAATTTAGGATATACTGGTGTGGCCATTGGTGGCAACAACAGCAGTATCCTGGTTGTGAATTCAACTGTCTGTGGAAACTCCGGGAATGGTCAGGTGATCATGAATACCGGTAGTAAACCACAGATCACCAATTCTATTATCTATGGCAATATGGTGGAGATTGCAGCGGATCAGGCCTTAGTTACCAATAGCATTGTCAGGGGAGGTTATGCAGGAGCAGGAAATAGCGGAGCCAATCCGGTGCTTGTTGACGCGCCGCATTATGCAACCTCTCCCAATTCAGGGGGAGATTATACTTTACAGCCCTCCAGTCCTGCTATCAATGCAGGCGATAACAGCAAGATCATTGGAGTGGATAGAACCACCATCGATCCTGCTTCAATGGCCGATGAATTGATTGCTTCGGGATGCTCTGGTCTGCTCTGCAGCGTTGTAAATCCTGAGCTGGCGAAAGATGCTATTTCATATTCTGATTATGCTTTACTGAATATTCCTGTTGGACTGATCGGTGTGCTGGGCACTGCACAACTTGACCTGGCCTGGGCGGGCAAAACCATTAACCATAGAGAGTTTGTAGGTTTCGTCATTTCACAAAATAATCTGGCGCTCGATGCGACATTGTTAGGGAATGTCAAGATCGTTCTGTATGATGCATTGGGTAACGAACTACAATCTCAGAATGGATTTACCAGTGTTCAAACTACCACGCTGAACGGACAAACAGTAAATTACATAGGTATTACTGCCAATGCAGATGCAGCTTACGCCAGGATACACCTCACGCAATTGGTGGGCTTGCTTACGTCCATTCGCGTTCATGGTGCATTCATCTGGCCGGCAGGGCTCAGCGCCTCACTCAGCAAAGACCTGGCTGGCAATCCGAGAACTTCTGGAACCGCGGTGGATATGGGCGCGTATGAAATTCAAATGTCTGCTCAAACCATTACCGTCAGTGATATCACCAAAACCTATGGCGATGCGAATTTTGAGCCCGGATTCTCCGCCAGCTCCGGCCTCACTGTGAGCTATGCATCTGCCAACAATAGCATTGCAGAAGCTTACAAGGATGCTGCGGACAATAATAAATGGAAGATCAGGATCCTGAAAGCAGGAACAGTGACCATCACTGCCAGCCAGGCAGGTAACGGCGCATATTTTGCTGCACCAGATCAAACCTTCGATCTCAGCATTGGGAAAAAGAGTGTAACATTAGGCATCAGATCCTCCACCACTATCACGAAGGTATATGATGGCAATACCAATGGAACCATTGCCGCCACTGACCTGGAATTCGCCAGCGGAGACATCATCAATAGCGATGAGGTACAAGCTTCACTCAGCTCAACAGCGGTTTCTTATGATAACAAGAATGCAGGCACTGGCAAGACCATTGAGCTGCCCCTCAGCAGTATCGGTCTCACTGGCAATGACGCAGGTAATTATGTGATCGGAAACAGTACCGTACTCAGCTTCAGCAATGCTTCAATCACTCCGGCTCACGTATCAATTACCGCCAATGCACAAACGAAAGTGTACGGCGAACCGGACCCCGGATTCACCTATACTGAAACCGGACTGATCGGCAATGACCTCATCAGTGGCTCATTGAGCAGGGACGCAGGAGAAAATGCCGGCGCTTACGATATCAGACAGGGTACCTTCTCTGCCGGTTCCAACTACAGTATCAGTTTCACTTCAGCCAAACTCACCATCACCAAAGCCACACAAACCATTACCTGGGCGCAGGCCAATCTGGAAGCAGGCTGCGATGGCACAGCAACTGTTCAACTGCTGGCAAGCAGCAACAGCGGCCTGCCCATCACTTATACTGTGGCTAATACCAGTATTGCAACTGTTAACGGCGATATACTCACACCTGTGAACGGAGGTGCTACCACTATCACAGCCTCTCAGCCGGGAGACCAGAACCATTCAGCCGCTACAACCGTAGTGAAGGATTTCAAATACAGTCTGGCCGGCGCTATCCGTCAGCAATTCAGTGATGTATTGATCTTCGATAACTCCAGCGGTAATTATGTACAATGGCAATGGTATAAAAATGGAAACGCCATAACAGGCGCTACAAAAGCATTCTGCAGTGAATCGGCAGCATTGAATGGAGCATATCATGTAGTGGTTACAGACAGGAATGGGAACTCCGTGGAAGCATGTCCGTTAACTGCCAGTGGCAGCACTGCAGCGCGTGGCATCAAAGTGAATCCAAACCCAGCCAAAGCTGGTTCAACCATCACTGTTACCTGCAATTACAATACATCCGCTTTGGTGGGAGCGAGATTACTGCTCACTACAGCAAGCGGCTCACAGGTTCAGCAGATCACCAATGTGCAGCCTGTAATCCAGCTCACATTGCCGGCCACCAGCGGTTTGTATGTGATCACACTGGTATTGCAAACTGGTGAAAAAGCATCCGTAAACGTATTATCCAAATAA
- a CDS encoding ABC transporter ATP-binding protein gives MSNVIISVKDLVKKYGQFEAVKGISFDVYEGEIFGLLGPNGAGKSTSLEIIETLRDKTSGQVIVAGYNLDTHPEEIKKIIGVQLQTSGFYPGLNLIELIGLFAGLYNRKVDPKELLRSVNLEDKAKAKFKDLSGGQKQRFSIATTLINDPRIIFLDEPTTGLDPQARRNLWDLIKQIRSKGTTVIITTHYMDEAELLCDRIAIIDSGKIVALDTTDNLIDALVATGFERPKDIKKANLEDVFIQLTGHALREQ, from the coding sequence ATGAGCAATGTGATCATTTCGGTAAAGGACCTGGTGAAGAAATACGGACAATTTGAAGCAGTGAAGGGCATCAGTTTCGACGTGTACGAAGGGGAGATATTCGGCCTTCTCGGCCCCAACGGAGCCGGTAAATCCACTTCCCTGGAGATCATCGAAACCCTACGCGATAAAACTTCCGGACAGGTCATCGTAGCCGGCTACAATCTGGACACCCATCCTGAAGAGATCAAAAAGATCATCGGCGTTCAACTGCAGACATCCGGTTTCTATCCCGGTCTCAACCTCATAGAGCTCATCGGGCTTTTTGCCGGATTGTACAACCGGAAAGTGGATCCCAAAGAATTACTCCGCAGTGTGAACCTGGAAGACAAGGCCAAAGCCAAATTCAAAGACCTCAGCGGCGGACAAAAACAAAGGTTCTCCATCGCCACCACGCTGATCAATGATCCGAGAATCATTTTCCTGGACGAACCAACTACCGGTCTTGATCCCCAGGCGCGTCGCAATCTCTGGGACCTGATCAAACAGATCCGCAGTAAAGGCACTACCGTGATCATCACCACCCATTATATGGACGAAGCGGAACTGCTCTGCGACCGCATCGCTATCATCGATTCAGGAAAGATCGTGGCGCTCGATACAACAGATAATCTCATCGATGCACTGGTGGCTACCGGTTTCGAGAGACCGAAAGATATCAAGAAAGCCAACCTGGAAGATGTGTTCATCCAACTCACAGGTCATGCGCTGCGCGAACAGTAA